One Hemibagrus wyckioides isolate EC202008001 linkage group LG07, SWU_Hwy_1.0, whole genome shotgun sequence DNA segment encodes these proteins:
- the trmt10a gene encoding RNA (guanine-9-)-methyltransferase domain-containing protein 2 isoform X1 yields MSSDVVSDSRADGNDQEVQGGGSETLSKRQRKKLLKQQQWEEQRDLRKQKRKERKQQRKLERQTQVEDRTDCPDRKRIRKEAEPSSLRLVIDCSFDSLMMLKDVKKLHKQIQRCYAENRRAAHPVQFYITSHGGQLKQNMDEINKGWVNWKIHPRKEMWSLIKDVHIKSEHFHEILSKDDLVYLTSDSPNILQELDEAKAYVIGGLVDHNHHKGISFERAKELGIAHAQLPLSSFVKMNSRKVLAVNHVFEIMLAYLEKRDWKEAFFTVLPQRKGAVPVGQENKQKQDEDSEDSDTNETGKQNSENEKDQTNGKQEEHETEHNLSDSCERTDV; encoded by the exons ATGTCCTCTGATGTGGTCAGTGATTCCCGAGCAGATGGAAATGACCAGGAGGTCCAAGGTGGAGGATCTGAAACACTgtcaaagagacagagaaagaaacttCTCAAACAACAGCAGTGGGAAGAACAGAGAGACCTGCGCAA GCAGAAACGCAAGGAGCGGAAACAGCAGAGGAAATTGGAAAGACAGACGCAGGTTGAGGACAGAACAGACTGTCCTGACAGGAAGCGCATTCGCAAAGAGGCAGAGCCCAGTTCTCTCCGTCTGGTCATAGACTGCAGCTTCGACAGCCTCATGATGCTCAAG GATGTCAAGAAGCTTCACAAGCAGATCCAGAGATGCTATGCAGAGAACAGACGAGCGGCACACCCGGTCCAG TTTTATATAACAAGCCATGGTGGGCAGTTGAAACAAAATATGGATGAAATTAACAAAGGCTGGGTCAACTGGAAG ATTCATCCAAGAAAAGAGATGTGGAGCCTTATCAAGGA TGTCCATATCAAGTCAGAGCATTTTCATGAAATCTTAAGCAAAGATGATCTGGTGTACCTCACCTCGGATTCACCCAACATTCTCCAGGAGCTTGATGAAGCTAAAGCTTATGTCATTGGAGGACTGGTAGACCACAATCACCATAAA GGAATATCTTTCGAACGGGCTAAAGAGCTTGGAATCGCTCATGCTCAACTTCCACTGAGCAGCTTCGTCAAGATGAACAGCCGCAAAGTGCTCGCCGTCAACCACG TGTTTGAGATTATGTTGGCATATCTGGAGAAACGTGACTGGAAGGAGGCCTTCTTTACTGTCCTGCCTCAACGCAAAGGAGCTGTACCTGTGGGCCAAGAGAACAAACAGAAGCAGGATGAGGATTCGGAGGATTCGGATACAAATGAGACAGGAAAACAAAATAGCGAAAATGAAAAGGACCAAACAAATGGCAAACAGGAAGAACATGAAACTGAGCATAACCTGTCAGATTCATGTGAACGGACTGATGTATAA
- the lg07h4orf54 gene encoding uncharacterized protein C4orf54 homolog, with product MAAIEKALIYGGDTHCALSSKVLRVVTAPEDSNYVDLNELLDLKLGEAKAVQVSFTGQKNTLQCVRLPSAEHLPSLTRKCVNLECWENGKTEGATETKTAGSSEGPRLSHENVVDCLELLKEPESPDNLEKETRVLDDGDLQGTELYFSEKSESDDEVSTVIADYCEHEMAGDEAHYITTHEIQLSELDHDVDCDLETVSTWDIDDDHQVYSFVDYASVDNDEPTEVQVENNKDEAHRSTAVTCSQAESDLGDRSATSEEKAPECQGKRTGHIHLSIKATSRAINKPSNVQEKDGGHHHYAIYTGDMSRCVLKDTKGENVSDGAKCLIALPGRLHFGNKFKGKDVTGYSSGTSSAVSELDDADKEVRNLTAKAFKSLAYPYLDAINFSTSSESSASERSKGLNRWSALVDLKYGNVNVSKGGGHNAAAHQNASSNFQLAKWRESKGITGLTLTSRRAPPVEIFALNGNLVNPKNASLTQEKELMGKIGQGQSGVIRLSETLNFCCNVKAPANERRVKSARTAGGSRSADEVTNPRQKAHSKTPCNSEEAMEDVHKKSIFASSILKNVISKKMQFEQERKMERGEIIEPEAHRDKTALTGFHRQSSKHSETESDFSIVCLDELGDFVDSGSCNAKDSERLEEHIALASETNLESQNCAAFDAKKGAADASRGALIRSQNSAFRSWRDEELEVQTERKNKQTSESDSTNSKLTKMSHLFVPSIQLVSGERELEKPKPSAENNREVRSMNTLYVSGAAQKPGTSKSPEIKISLRSLRDNRSDPFSIAKLLAPNTGCSAGGLTKSNDEPKYQALTAAMKGDSSDRIPHFTVRDVRDKTKLQAPIHQVRDVRKLVKSSYHFVSLDNNSADMEHKSSIQNAYQNQTSLPPIVIKCHSVNTNSTAKQSEKFSDSSDHKPVEDIQEADGSHSQVTVDGITTESEQISNPTDQVHVKEEGIPEIGIEAKTSTRRQEKMCDTGEKKADPKMAALEKLQAAVKTMEQLYVFDKNEWKRKSKPQPITDSHVLSLLSSEHHGCNEQDQGNTSSSSVTMRQDSFSNPDKLVTTGQQSTRKEEKETFKTSQTPVIHDKLKDSKTLMHLGETQNKKISSLSHSQKSFVPVTTSSVKALQMHGSSSASVSSIAVKNPKSSKLPVSLNITQSKPVTEKREELSSNAGKSNKAGFAPVQFTSSVDSENYITIPVKPYATNAQQSHVLHSSNTKSQGESHQPHKHSSTVMETRSPDTPTATIYHHPLPFTMHAAQPQVICFSPTVQPSPVPTDHFQSTQKKMLLDPTTGNYYLVDTPVQPATRRLYDPETGQYVDVPMPQPPPMTPVPVPISPLALSPGGYGHTYMFYPGYMASTMIPAQTFQSQLSMQSEVEAGDKSHAGQQGDGAYMESPYYMPSGKSLQLTPGAQHVPTGRVANSKVPVISITSQQGPRIIAPPSFDGTTMSFVVEHR from the coding sequence ATGGCAGCAATAGAGAAGGCGCTGATTTACGGCGGGGACACACACTGCGCGCTGTCCAGCAAAGTTTTACGCGTCGTGACGGCTCCAGAGGACTCGAATTATGTAGATCTGAACGAATTGCTAGACCTGAAACTGGGCGAGGCGAAAGCGGTGCAAGTAAGTTTTACCGGCCAGAAGAACACTCTCCAGTGCGTCCGGCTTCCTTCAGCGGAACATCTGCCCAGTCTCACGCGCAAATGTGTTAATCTGGAATGCTGGGAGAACGGCAAAACAGAAGGagcaacagaaacaaaaacagctgGCTCTTCTGAAGGACCACGGCTCAGTCATGAAAACGTCGTGGACTGTCTCGAGTTGCTCAAAGAACCCGAATCACCGGACAATTTGGAAAAAGAGACCAGAGTACTCGACGATGGTGATTTACAGGGCACGGAATTGTATTTCAGCGAGAAAAGCGAGTCGGACGACGAAGTGAGTACGGTGATCGCGGATTACTGCGAACACGAAATGGCCGGTGATGAGGCTCACTACATCACCACGCACGAAATTCAGCTGTCCGAACTTGACCACGACGTGGACTGTGACTTGGAAACAGTATCCACTTGGGATATCGATGACGACCACCAGGTTTATTCGTTCGTGGACTACGCATCTGTCGACAACGACGAACCCACAGAAGTACAAGTGGAAAACAACAAGGACGAGGCTCACAGAAGCACTGCAGTGACATGCAGTCAAGCAGAAAGTGATCTGGGCGACAGGAGCGCCACCTCAGAAGAGAAAGCGCCTGAGTGCCAAGGCAAACGCACCGGCCACATTCACCTGTCAATCAAGGCAACTTCCAGAGCTATAAACAAGCCTAGCAACGTCCAAGAAAAGGATGGAGGCCATCATCATTATGCCATTTACACTGGAGACATGAGCCGTTGTGTTTTAAAGGACACAAAGGGGGAAAATGTGTCTGATGGAGCAAAGTGTTTGATTGCTCTGCCCGGGCGTTTGCACTTTGGCAACAAATTCAAAGGCAAAGATGTCACAGGGTACTCCAGTGGCACATCCAGCGCTGTTAGCGAGTTGGATGATGCCGATAAGGAAGTGCGCAACCTCACGGCCAAAGCTTTCAAAAGTCTGGCCTACCCGTATCTCGATGCCATCAATTTTAGCACTTCCAGTGAGTCTTCAGCTTCAGAGCGCAGCAAAGGGCTCAACAGGTGGTCAGCACTTGTTGATCTAAAGTATGGCAACGTGAACGTGTCCAAAGGAGGCGGTCACAATGCAGCGGCCCATCAAAATGCCTCGTCTAATTTTCAGTTGGCAAAATGGAGGGAGAGTAAAGGGATAACGGGATTAACTTTGACCAGTAGGAGAGCGCCCCCAGTCGAGATATTTGCTTTGAACGGCAATCTAGTGAACCCCAAAAACGCATCTTTAACCCAAGAAAAGGAGCTCATGGGTAAAATTGGACAGGGTCAGAGTGGTGTAATAAGGTTAAGTGAAACGCTGAATTTTTGCTGCAACGTTAAAGCGCCTGCAAACGAAAGGCGCGTGAAATCCGCCCGAACCGCGGGAGGATCACGTTCCGCAGATGAGGTTACAAACCCTCGGCAAAAGGCGCACAGCAAGACACCGTGCAATTCAGAAGAAGCCATGGAGGACGTGCACAAGAAATCCATATTTGCTTCTAGCATACTAAAAAATGTCATTTCGAAGAAAATGCAGTTCGAGCAGGAGCGCAAGATGGAGCGGGGAGAGATCATCGAGCCCGAAGCGCACCGAGACAAAACTGCGCTTACAGGATTTCACAGACAAAGCTCCAAACACTCCGAGACTGAATCCGACTTCAGTATCGTCTGTCTGGATGAACTCGGAGACTTCGTAGACAGCGGGTCCTGCAACGCCAAGGACAGCGAACGCCTCGAAGAACATATCGCTCTCGCATCAGAAACCAATTTAGAGTCGCAAAACTGCGCGGCATTCGACGCTAAAAAAGGAGCTGCGGACGCGTCCAGAGGCGCACTGATTCGAAGCCAAAATAGCGCTTTCAGAAGCTGGAGGGACGAAGAGCTAGAAGTTCAAACTGAGCGCAAAAACAAGCAAACGTCCGAATCAGACTCTACGAACAGCAAGCTTACAAAAATGTCGCACTTATTTGTGCCAAGCATCCAACTCGTGTCCGGTGAGAGGGAGCTCGAGAAGCCTAAGCCGAGCGCGGAGAATAACCGAGAAGTGAGGAGTATGAACACTCTGTATGTATCAGGCGCTGCACAAAAACCAGGAACGTCGAAGTCGCCGGAAATTAAAATAAGTTTACGGAGTCTAAGAGACAACCGGAGCGACCCGTTCAGCATCGCTAAGCTCCTTGCTCCCAATACAGGCTGCAGTGCAGGTGGCTTGACAAAATCAAACGATGAGCCCAAATATCAAGCGCTCACTGCTGCAATGAAGGGTGACTCTTCAGACAGAATCCCACACTTCACGGTTAGAGATGTTCGAGACAAGACAAAGTTGCAAGCGCCAATACACCAGGTTAGAGACGTGCGCAAACTGGTTAAGAGCTCCTATCACTTTGTATCTTTGGATAACAACAGCGCGGACATGGAGCACAAATCCTCCATACAGAACGCATATCAGAATCAGACAAGCCTTCCCCCTATCGTGATTAAGTGCCATTCGGTGAATACAAATAGCACTGCGAAGCAATCCGAAAAATTCTCAGATTCCTCGGACCATAAACCGGTCGAAGATATCCAAGAGGCTGATGGGTCACATTCTCAGGTGACTGTAGATGGCATCACTACGGAGTCGGAACAAATAAGTAACCCAACAGACCAAGTGCACGTAAAGGAGGAGGGAATCCCTGAAATAGGAATTGAGGCAAAAACCAGCACAAGGAGGCAAGAGAAAATGTGTGACACAGGTGAGAAAAAGGCTGATCCCAAGATGGCTGCTCTGGAGAAACTTCAAGCTGCTGTTAAGACAATGGAACAGCTCTATGTATTTGACAAAAATGAGTGGAAGAGAAAATCCAAGCCACAACCCATAACTGACAGCCATGTGCTTTCACTCCTAAGTAGTGAGCATCACGGATGTAATGAGCAAGACCAGGGTAACACTAGTTCTTCATCTGTCACCATGAGGCAAGACTCATTCTCAAACCCAGATAAACTAGTCACAACTGGACAGCAATCGACAcgaaaagaagagaaggaaacGTTTAAAACATCACAGACGCCTGTCATccatgacaaattaaaggacaGCAAAACTCTGATGCACCTTGGCGAAACTCAGAATAAGAAGATTTCTAGCCTAAGCCACAGTCAGAAATCTTTTGTCCCTGTCACAACAAGTTCAGTGAAGGCCCTGCAGATGCATGGCTCGTCCTCAGCATCTGTTAGTTCGATAGCTGTGAAGAACCCTAAGTCGTCGAAGCTACCAGTGTCTTTAAATATTACCCAGTCAAAGCCTGtcacagagaagagagaagagctaAGTAGCAATGCAGGCAAATCTAACAAGGCAGGATTTGCCCCAGTTCAGTTCACATCTTCGGTTGATTCAGAGAATTACATAACTATACCTGTGAAACCTTATGCCACTAATGCCCAACAATCTCACGTGCTACACAGTAGCAACACCAAAAGCCAAGGAGAAAGCCATCAGCCCCACAAACACTCAAGTACCGTTATGGAGACACGTTCCCCAGATACCCCTACTGCTACGATCTACCATCACCCTCTGCCCTTTACTATGCATGCAGCACAGCCACAGGTAATTTGTTTTTCTCCTACAGTGCAGCCATCTCCAGTCCCCACAGACCACTTTCAGtctacacagaaaaaaatgctCCTAGATCCCACTACTGGAAACTACTATTTGGTTGACACTCCCGTCCAACCGGCCACAAGACGACTTTATGACCCAGAAACAGGGCAGTATGTTGATGTCCCCATGCCACAACCTCCTCCAATGACCCCTGTACCTGTGCCTATCTCCCCTCTTGCCCTTAGCCCTGGAGGTTATGGTCATACCTACATGTTCTACCCAGGATACATGGCCTCCACAATGATTCCTGCTCAGACTTTCCAGTCTCAGCTTTCCATGCAGTCAGAGGTAGAAGCAGGAGACAAATCCCATGCAGGGCAGCAGGGAGATGGTGCCTACATGGAAAGTCCTTATTATATGCCCTCTGGGAAATCTCTGCAATTAACACCAGGTGCTCAGCATGTACCCACTGGCAGGGTGGCTAACAGCAAGGTACCTGTCATTAGCATCACCTCCCAGCAAGGGCCCAGGATCATCGCACCTCCCTCCTTTGATGGTACCACCATGAGTTTTGTGGTGGAGCACAGATGA
- the trmt10a gene encoding RNA (guanine-9-)-methyltransferase domain-containing protein 2 isoform X2 — protein sequence MSSDVVSDSRADGNDQEVQGGGSETLSKRQRKKLLKQQQWEEQRDLRKQKRKERKQQRKLERQTQVEDRTDCPDRKRIRKEAEPSSLRLVIDCSFDSLMMLKDVKKLHKQIQRCYAENRRAAHPVQFYITSHGGQLKQNMDEINKGWVNWKDVHIKSEHFHEILSKDDLVYLTSDSPNILQELDEAKAYVIGGLVDHNHHKGISFERAKELGIAHAQLPLSSFVKMNSRKVLAVNHVFEIMLAYLEKRDWKEAFFTVLPQRKGAVPVGQENKQKQDEDSEDSDTNETGKQNSENEKDQTNGKQEEHETEHNLSDSCERTDV from the exons ATGTCCTCTGATGTGGTCAGTGATTCCCGAGCAGATGGAAATGACCAGGAGGTCCAAGGTGGAGGATCTGAAACACTgtcaaagagacagagaaagaaacttCTCAAACAACAGCAGTGGGAAGAACAGAGAGACCTGCGCAA GCAGAAACGCAAGGAGCGGAAACAGCAGAGGAAATTGGAAAGACAGACGCAGGTTGAGGACAGAACAGACTGTCCTGACAGGAAGCGCATTCGCAAAGAGGCAGAGCCCAGTTCTCTCCGTCTGGTCATAGACTGCAGCTTCGACAGCCTCATGATGCTCAAG GATGTCAAGAAGCTTCACAAGCAGATCCAGAGATGCTATGCAGAGAACAGACGAGCGGCACACCCGGTCCAG TTTTATATAACAAGCCATGGTGGGCAGTTGAAACAAAATATGGATGAAATTAACAAAGGCTGGGTCAACTGGAAG GATGTCCATATCAAGTCAGAGCATTTTCATGAAATCTTAAGCAAAGATGATCTGGTGTACCTCACCTCGGATTCACCCAACATTCTCCAGGAGCTTGATGAAGCTAAAGCTTATGTCATTGGAGGACTGGTAGACCACAATCACCATAAA GGAATATCTTTCGAACGGGCTAAAGAGCTTGGAATCGCTCATGCTCAACTTCCACTGAGCAGCTTCGTCAAGATGAACAGCCGCAAAGTGCTCGCCGTCAACCACG TGTTTGAGATTATGTTGGCATATCTGGAGAAACGTGACTGGAAGGAGGCCTTCTTTACTGTCCTGCCTCAACGCAAAGGAGCTGTACCTGTGGGCCAAGAGAACAAACAGAAGCAGGATGAGGATTCGGAGGATTCGGATACAAATGAGACAGGAAAACAAAATAGCGAAAATGAAAAGGACCAAACAAATGGCAAACAGGAAGAACATGAAACTGAGCATAACCTGTCAGATTCATGTGAACGGACTGATGTATAA